The following are encoded in a window of Kitasatospora sp. NBC_01250 genomic DNA:
- the pheS gene encoding phenylalanine--tRNA ligase subunit alpha, producing the protein MSAPNKSYDPVEVEALKPEEVERARDEAVAAFAAATSLEELKQAKVAHTGDRSALSLANREIGALPPQAKAAAGKLIGQARGAVNQALAKRQTELEAERDARVLVEEAVDVTLPYDRAPRGARHPLTTLAERIEDTFVAMGYSIASGPEVEAEWLNFDALNLGPDHPARSMQDTFFVAAGDGSPDSGMVLRTQTSPVQIRAMLDKQPPLYAVSVGRVYRTDELDATHTPVFRQVEGIAVDEGITFADLKGTIELLVSKLIGDELELRWRPSYFPFTEPSAEVDLECFVCRGASVGNPDAPCRTCSSEGWIELGGCGVVNPRVLVAAGVDPERYSGFAFGLGLERILMNRHNVADMRDMVEGDVRFTLPFGMEI; encoded by the coding sequence ATGTCGGCACCCAACAAGTCCTACGACCCGGTAGAGGTTGAGGCATTGAAGCCGGAAGAGGTCGAGCGTGCCCGGGACGAGGCCGTCGCGGCCTTCGCCGCCGCCACCAGCCTGGAGGAGCTGAAGCAGGCCAAGGTCGCGCACACCGGCGACCGCTCCGCGCTCTCGCTGGCCAACCGCGAGATCGGCGCGCTGCCGCCGCAGGCCAAGGCCGCGGCCGGCAAGCTGATCGGCCAGGCCCGCGGCGCGGTCAACCAGGCGTTGGCGAAGCGTCAGACGGAGCTGGAGGCCGAGCGCGACGCGCGCGTGCTGGTCGAGGAGGCGGTGGACGTCACGCTGCCCTACGACCGCGCCCCGCGCGGTGCCCGGCACCCGCTGACCACGCTGGCCGAGCGGATCGAGGACACCTTCGTCGCGATGGGCTACAGCATCGCCTCGGGTCCCGAGGTCGAGGCCGAGTGGCTCAACTTCGACGCGCTCAACCTGGGCCCCGACCACCCCGCGCGCTCGATGCAGGACACCTTCTTCGTCGCCGCCGGCGACGGCTCGCCCGACTCGGGCATGGTGCTGCGCACCCAGACCTCGCCGGTGCAGATCCGCGCGATGCTCGACAAGCAGCCGCCGCTGTACGCCGTCTCGGTCGGCCGGGTCTACCGCACCGACGAGCTGGACGCGACCCACACCCCGGTCTTCCGCCAGGTCGAGGGCATCGCGGTCGACGAGGGCATCACCTTCGCCGACCTCAAGGGCACCATCGAGCTGCTGGTCAGCAAGCTGATCGGGGACGAGCTGGAGCTGCGCTGGCGGCCCTCGTACTTCCCGTTCACCGAGCCGAGCGCCGAGGTGGACCTGGAGTGCTTCGTCTGCCGGGGCGCCAGCGTGGGCAACCCGGACGCGCCGTGCCGCACCTGCTCCTCCGAGGGCTGGATCGAGCTGGGCGGCTGCGGCGTGGTCAACCCGCGGGTGCTCGTCGCCGCCGGGGTGGACCCCGAGCGCTACAGCGGATTCGCCTTCGGCCTGGGCCTGGAGCGGATCCTGATGAACCGTCACAACGTCGCGGACATGCGCGACATGGTCGAGGGTGACGTGCGTTTCACTCTCCCGTTCGGGATGGAGATCTGA
- a CDS encoding sensor histidine kinase codes for MVGGEDWRLAVPAAPPLDPDELPDGLVIADRAGLVVCFNRAAARLTGISGPAALGRPLAEALPLEDLDGRRWWQLTDPYGGLAIRTRQPERNLLLAGANRELLVSASYLRERPRGPLRQLVVALRGTEARRRTERAHAELIATVAHELRSPLTSVKGFTATLLNKWERFTDGQKRLMLETVNSDADRVTRLIAELLDISRIDAGRLEVRKQVVDLAAAVRRHVEGKVAAGIAPERFDIRLAEDLPQQWADPDKIDQVLANLLENAVRHGEGTVTIEVAPAKEIVEAASWEHPGTPPRIVEGTAVTVSDEGSGIPEESMPRVFTRFWRGSKRGGTGLGLYIVKGIVEAHGGTIRIDRAPGGGARFRFILPAGVPDFMV; via the coding sequence ATGGTCGGCGGCGAGGACTGGCGGCTGGCCGTGCCGGCTGCCCCACCGCTGGACCCGGACGAGCTGCCGGACGGCCTGGTGATCGCCGACCGGGCCGGCCTGGTGGTCTGCTTCAACCGCGCCGCCGCCCGGCTGACCGGCATCAGCGGGCCCGCCGCGCTCGGCCGCCCGCTGGCCGAGGCGCTGCCGCTGGAGGACTTGGACGGCCGCCGCTGGTGGCAGCTGACCGACCCGTACGGCGGGCTGGCCATCCGCACCCGCCAGCCCGAGCGCAACCTGCTGCTGGCCGGTGCCAACCGCGAGCTGCTGGTCTCCGCCTCCTACCTGCGCGAGCGCCCGCGCGGCCCGCTGCGCCAGCTGGTGGTCGCGCTGCGCGGCACCGAGGCCCGTCGGCGCACCGAGCGCGCGCACGCCGAGCTGATCGCCACCGTGGCGCACGAGCTGCGCTCCCCGCTGACCAGCGTCAAGGGTTTCACCGCGACCCTGCTGAACAAGTGGGAGCGGTTCACCGACGGGCAGAAGCGGCTGATGCTGGAGACGGTGAACTCGGACGCCGACCGGGTCACCCGGCTGATCGCCGAGCTGCTGGACATCTCCCGGATCGACGCGGGCCGGCTGGAGGTGCGCAAGCAGGTGGTGGACCTGGCGGCAGCGGTGCGCCGGCACGTGGAGGGCAAGGTGGCCGCCGGGATCGCGCCCGAGCGCTTCGACATCAGGCTCGCCGAGGACCTGCCGCAGCAGTGGGCGGACCCGGACAAGATCGACCAGGTGCTCGCCAACCTGCTGGAAAACGCGGTGCGGCACGGCGAGGGAACTGTCACCATCGAGGTGGCGCCCGCGAAGGAGATCGTCGAGGCCGCCAGTTGGGAGCACCCGGGCACCCCGCCCCGGATCGTGGAAGGAACGGCGGTCACCGTGAGCGACGAGGGCAGCGGCATCCCGGAGGAGTCGATGCCGCGCGTCTTCACCCGCTTCTGGCGCGGCAGCAAGCGCGGCGGCACCGGCCTGGGCCTCTACATCGTCAAGGGCATCGTCGAGGCGCACGGCGGGACGATCCGGATCGACCGCGCGCCCGGTGGCGGCGCCCGGTTCCGATTTATCCTGCCCGCCGGGGTGCCCGACTTCATGGTCTGA